In Aphelocoma coerulescens isolate FSJ_1873_10779 chromosome 3, UR_Acoe_1.0, whole genome shotgun sequence, a single window of DNA contains:
- the HEY2 gene encoding hairy/enhancer-of-split related with YRPW motif protein 2, whose product MKRPCEETTSDSDMDETIDVGSENNYSGQSNSSVIRSNSPTTTSQIMARKKRRGIIEKRRRDRINNSLSELRRLVPTAFEKQGSAKLEKAEILQMTVDHLKMLQATGGKGYFDAHSLAMDFMSIGFRECLTEVARYLTSVEGLDTSDPLRVRLVSHLSTCASQREAAAMTSSMAHHHHPLHPHHWAAAFHHLPAALLQPNGLHASDAAPCRLSSDVPPHGSALLTATFAHADAALRVPSAGSIAPCVPPLSTSLLSLSATVHAAAAAATAAAQSFPLSFTGTFPMLPPSAAAAVAAATAITPPLAVSATASPQQAGTGGGTKPYRPWGTEVGAF is encoded by the exons ATGAAGCGACCTTGCGAGGAAACTACCTCAGACAGCGATATGGACGAGACTATAGACGTGGGGAGCGAGAACAACTACTCGGG GCAAAGTAATAGTTCTGTCATTCGATCAAATTCCCCAACAACAACATCTCAGATAATggccagaaagaaaagaagaggg ATTATAGAGAAAAGGCGCCGTGATCGTATAAATAACAGTTTATCAGAGCTGAGGCGGCTTGTGCCAACTGCTTTTGAAAAACaa GGATCTGCCAAATTAGAAAAAGCGGAAATACTGCAAATGACAGTGGATCATCTGAAGATGCTGCAGGCAACAGGAGGTAAAG GTTATTTTGATGCTCATTCCCTGGCCATGGATTTCATGAGCATCGGCTTCCGGGAGTGCTTGACAGAAGTCGCGAGGTACCTGACTTCGGTGGAAGGTCTCGACACGTCCGACCCCCTGCGTGTTAGACTCGTGTCTCACCTGAGCACCTGTGCCTCTCAGAGGGAAGCTGCTGCCATGACGTCCTCCATggcccaccaccaccaccccttGCACCCTCACCACTGGGCAGCCGCCTTCCACCACCTCCCGGCCGCTCTGCTGCAGCCGAACGGACTCCACGCCTCCGATGCTGCCCCGTGCAGACTCTCCTCGGACGTGCCCCCGCACGGCTCCGCCCTGCTCACGGCCACCTTCGCCCACGCCGATGCCGCCCTCAGAGTTCCCTCCGCTGGCAGCATCGCTCCCTGTGTCCCTCCTCTCTCTACCTCCCTCTTGTCCCTGTCGGCCACTGTTCACGCcgcggcagcagcagccacagcggCTGCCCAGAGCTTCCCCCTCTCCTTCACCGGCACCTTCCCGATGCTTCCCCccagcgcggccgccgccgtCGCAGCGGCGACCGCCATCACCCCTCCGCTGGCCGTGTCAGCCACTGCCAGCCCTCAGCAGGCTGGCACCGGGGGCGGCACGAAACCCTACCGACCCTGGGGGACTGAAGTTGGAGCCTTTTAA